The Rhodothermales bacterium DNA segment CTCTGCCTGATCGACGAGTTCTTCGACGCCGCGCCGACCGTCGCAATCCTCAAGCACACGAACCCTTGCGGTGTCGCCTCCGGCACCTCGTTGGCGAAGGCCTATGCAAGTGCCCTTGCAACAGACAGGCAGTCGCCGTTCGGAGGTATCGTAGTCGTGAACCGGCCGCTCGATATGGAATGTGCGATGGCAATCGACAAGGTGTTCACAGAGATCATCATCGCGCCGGGTTTTGAAGACGGCGTTCTGTCGTTCCTGCAGGAAAAGAAGAACCGCCGAATCATTCGCTCGAAGAAGCGAGCATCCAAGGATCGATCCCTTGACACGCGGAGTGTTATCGGCGGTGTCCTCGCTCAGCTGCGCGACCCAGTGCTCGAGTCGACGAGCGCGCAGACGAAGGAATACAGGGTCGTCACGAGCCGAGAGCCATCGGAGGCCGAGATGCGTGACCTTGACTTTGCGTGGCGCATTGTCAAAGCCGTCAAGAGCAACGCGATCGTGTACGTCCGCGACCAGGCAACCATCGGTATCGGTGCCGGCCAGATGAGCCGAATCGACGCCTCCGAAATTGCGATTTCAAAAGGACGGAAATCTGAACTCGATTTCACCGGCTGCGTCGTAGCGTCGGATGCCTTCTTTCCCTTTGCTGACGGGCTCGTCGCGGCGGCGGAGGTTGGAGCCACCGCAGCTATTCAGCCGGGCGGTTCCATA contains these protein-coding regions:
- the purH gene encoding bifunctional phosphoribosylaminoimidazolecarboxamide formyltransferase/IMP cyclohydrolase (involved in de novo purine biosynthesis), which produces LCLIDEFFDAAPTVAILKHTNPCGVASGTSLAKAYASALATDRQSPFGGIVVVNRPLDMECAMAIDKVFTEIIIAPGFEDGVLSFLQEKKNRRIIRSKKRASKDRSLDTRSVIGGVLAQLRDPVLESTSAQTKEYRVVTSREPSEAEMRDLDFAWRIVKAVKSNAIVYVRDQATIGIGAGQMSRIDASEIAISKGRKSELDFTGCVVASDAFFPFADGLVAAAEVGATAAIQPGGSIRDEEVIKAADNHGVAMVFTGRRHFRH